A genomic region of Zea mays cultivar B73 chromosome 6, Zm-B73-REFERENCE-NAM-5.0, whole genome shotgun sequence contains the following coding sequences:
- the LOC107546757 gene encoding uncharacterized protein LOC107546757, translating to MSRNNGKVGSKLQELRLSLSRSRGGAGGSSGATTHHHGGGGGSPRRLSSSSSSTASPPSSCVSSEGSPEAGAGGAGAPMILAGCPRCMMYVMLSREDPRCPKCYSTVLLDFNDAPADPRHAGAKGKGGKRG from the coding sequence ATGAGCAGGAACAACGGCAAGGTCGGGTCCAAGCTGCAGGAGCTGCGGCTGAGCCTGTCGCGGTCGCGCGGGGGCGCTGGGGGCTCGTCGGGGGCGACGACCCACCACCACGGCGGCGGCGGGGGCTCGCCCAGGAggctctcgtcgtcgtcgtcctcgaccGCTTCTCCGCCGAGCTCGTGCGTGTCGTCGGAGGGCAGCCCCGAGGCGGGGGCAGGCGGCGCCGGCGCGCCCATGATCCTGGCGGGGTGCCCCCGCTGCATGATGTACGTGATGCTGTCGCGGGAGGACCCCCGGTGCCCCAAGTGCTACAGCACCGTGCTCCTCGACTTCAACGACGCCCCCGCCGATCCGCGCCACGCCGGCGCCAAGGGCAAGGGCGGCAAGCGAGGCTGA